The genomic stretch CGTCACCGCGCAGCCTGCCAGAGCCAGGCTGATCGCGCCAATCCAAACCCAATCCTTACGCATTGCTCACCCCTATAAATTCTTGGATAACATTTTGCGGTGAGTGTGTATCGACATGACGATACCGAATCCCGCCATCAAGACGACCAGAGCCGAGCCGCCATAGCTGACCAACGGCAGCGGCACCCCGACCACCGGCAGGATACCACTCACCATGCCGATGTTAACAAACACATACACGAAAAAGATTAGCATCAAGCCACCGACCATCACCCGGCCGAACGAGGTTTGCGCATTGGCGGCGATCACCAGGCCGCGCATGATCAGGAACAGGTACAACCCCAGCAGGATCAGCACGCCGATCAGTCCCAGCTCTTCGGCCAGCACCGCGAAGATGAAGTCGGTATGGCGTTCCGGCAGGAACTCCAACTGAGACTGGGTACCCTGCAGCCAGCCTTTGCCGGCCAGTCCGCCGGAACCGATGGCGATTTTCGACTGGATAATATGATAACCGGCGCCGAGCGGATCGGTTTCCGGGTCCAGCAGCATCATTACCCTGTCGCGCTGGTAATCATGCATCAGGAAAAACCACAGTACGGGAATGAACGCCGCCAGCAAAATGGCGGCAATAGCGATCAGCCGCCAGCTCATGCCGGCGAGGAACAGCACGAACAGGCCGGAAGCGCAAATCAGGATGGCGGTGCCAAGGTCTGGCTGGGCGGCCACCAGCAGGGTGGGGGCGAACGTCAGCGCCAGCGCGATGGCGGTATTTTTCAACGACGGCGGGCACATATCGCGGTTGATATAGCGGGCCACCATCAGCGGCACCGCGATTTTGGCGATTTCCGACGGCTGGAAGCGCACCACGCCTAAATCGAGCCAGCGTTGCGCGCCTTTACTGATCTGGCCGAATACATCCACCATGACCAGCAGGATAAAACAGAAAATGTACAGATACGGGGCCCAACCCTCATAGACCCGCGGCGGGATTTGCGCCATGCCGATCATGACGACTAACCCCAGCACGCATTGGGCAATTTTGCGCTCCATCATGCCTGTGTCCTGCCCGCTGGCGCTCCACATGACGAACATGCTATAGCCCAGTAACGCCATTACACACAGAAGGAAAGGCAGATCAATGTGCATTTTGGTCCAGATTGAGCCTTTTTGTTGACTGTCTGTCATGGTGCCTCTACTCGGTTTCACTGCCCGGCGGCGACGGCGGCGCGTCCGGCAGGTTGGTATTGTTGTCGCCCAACATAATATGGTCGAGGATTTGACGCACGATAGTCCCGACGGCTGGCCCGGCGCCGCCGTTTTCCAGAATGATGGACATGGCGACTTTCGGGTTGCTGTAAGGGGCGAAAGCAACCATCAGTTTGTGGTCGCGCAGCCGTTCGGCAATCCGGTTGGCGTTATAGGTTTCGTTTTCCTTCAGGCCGAATACCTGTGCCGTCCCTGACTTGGCCGCAATCTTATACGGCGCGTCGGCAAAGAATTTGTGGGCGGTGCCGTTCTGGCGGTTGGCGACGCCGTACATGCCGTCTTTGGCTATTTCCCAGTAACCGGAGCGGATATCGCCGATCTGCTGGTGCTCCGGCTGGCGGTAAGGCACCTGAGTATTGTTTTCCTGCGTACTGCTAAGCAGATGTGGCGTTTTGACCTGGCCGTCGTTAATCAGCGTGGTCAGCGCTTTGATCATCTGGATCGGCGTGGCGGTCCAGTAGCCCTGGCCGATGCCGACCGGGATAGTATCCCCCTGATACCAGGGTTTCTTGTAGCGTTTCATCTTCCAGTCTCGGGTCGGCATGATCCCGGCCCGTTCTTCAGACAGATCGACACCGGTGAGATGACCGTAACCGAATTTGCCCATCCACTCAGACAGGCGGTCGATACCCATGTCATAGGCGACCTGATAGAAGAAGGTATCGGCGGATTCTTCCAGCGATTTGGTGAGATTCAGGCGGCCGTGTCCCCATTTTTTCCAGTCGCGGAAGCGTTTTTCCGAGCCGGGCAACTGCCACCAGCCGGGGTCAAACAGCGAGGTATAAGGAGTGATAACTCCAGCACTCAGCGCGGATACCGCGATGTAGGGTTTGACAGTAGAGGCGGGTGGGTATACGCCTTGTGTCGCGCGGTTAATCAGCGGCCGATTCTGATCGTTGAGTAGTTCCCGATAGGCTTTGCCTGAAATGCCGTCGACGAATGGGTTCGGGTCGTAACTGGGATTGGATACCATGGCCAGAATACCCGCATCCCGTGGATCGGTGACTACCACGGCGGCGCGGCTGCCGGTCAGCAGTTTCTCAATATAGAGCTGGAGATTAAGGTCCAGCGTCAGGTAGATATCTTTGCCGGCTTGCGGCGGTTGTTCGTGCAACTGGCGAATCACGCGGCCGCGGTTATTGACTTCCACTTCCTCGTAGCCCGGTTTGCCGTGCAGCACATCTTCGTAATAGCGTTCAATACCGAGCTTGCCGATATCATGGGTCGCCGCGTAGTCCGCCAGCTTGCCTTCCTGGTCCAGTCTTTCCAGATCTTTATCGTTGATTTTAGAGACGTAGCCAATGACGTGGGTCAGCGCGGCACCGTACGGGTAGTAGCGGCGCTGGTAGCCTTTGACTTCTACGCCGGGAAAACGGTACTGATTGACGGCGAAGCTCGCTACCTGCACTTCATTCAATCCGGTTTTGACCGGTATGGACGTGAAGCGACGCGAACGTTTACGCTCTTTTCTGAAGTTATCGATGTCTTCATCGGTCAGGTCAATGATCGATTTGAGCGCCTGCAGCGTCTCTTCCAGATTGTTGACCTTTTCGGGAATCAGCTCCAGCTGGTAAATCGTGCGGTTGAGCGCCAGCGGGGTGCCGTTGCGGTCATAGATGATGCCGCGGCTCGGGGCAATCGGCACCAGCTTGATGCGGTTTTCATTCGAACGGGTACGATAATCGTCAAAACGTAAAACCTGCAGGTGGTATAGATTGGCGACCAGAATACCGCTCAGCAGCAAAATGCCCAGGAACGCGACCAGCGCCCGGCGTACGAACAGGGCTGCCTCAGCCGTATAGTCACGAAAGGGTTTACGTTCTATATTCATCCAGCGATTGCTACTTCACAGGGTTCATCGTTCGCCTTACTCCCGATGGTAAGGATGATTGGTGGTAATACTCCAGGCCCGGTACAGACTCTCCGCCACCAGCACGCGCACCAGCGGATGCGGCAGCGTCAGCGGCGACAGCGACCAGCTTTGCTCCGCCGCGGCTTTGCACTGCGGCGCCAGCCCTTCAGGGCCGCCAATCAGCAGGCTGATATCGCGACCGTCCTGTTTCCAGCGCTCCAGTTGCTGCGCCAGCTGCGGCGTTTCCCAACGCGAACCGGGAATATCCAGCGTTACGATGCGGTTGCCTTTGCCTACGGCGCCCAGCATCAGTTCGCCTTCCCGTTCCAGAATCCGTTTGATATCGGCGTTCTTGCCGCGCTTACCCGCCGGAATCTCCACCAGTTCAAACGGCATGTCTTTGGGAAAACGGCGGAGGTAATCGGTAAAGCCGGTCTGCACCCAGTCGGGCATTTTGGTGCCAACGGCGACCAGTTGCAGCTTCATATCAGCCCCAGAGTTTTTCCAGTTCGTACAGGTGGCGGCTCTCTTCCTGCATCACATGGACGATCACGTCGCCGAGATCGACCACGACCCAGTCGGCGTCGTTTTCCCCTTCAACGCCTAGCGGCATCAGCCCGGCGGCGCGGGATTCCTGCACAACGTGATCGGCGATGGAGGTGACATGACGGCTGGAGGTGCCGGTACAAATAATCATGCAGTCAGTGATACTGGATTTCCCTTTTACATTGAGGGCAACAATATCCTGACCTTTCAAATCGTCAAGTTTATCAATAACGAAATCTTGGAGTGCTTG from Dickeya fangzhongdai encodes the following:
- the rsfS gene encoding ribosome silencing factor, whose amino-acid sequence is MQGQALQDFVIDKLDDLKGQDIVALNVKGKSSITDCMIICTGTSSRHVTSIADHVVQESRAAGLMPLGVEGENDADWVVVDLGDVIVHVMQEESRHLYELEKLWG
- the mrdB gene encoding peptidoglycan glycosyltransferase MrdB (rod shape-determining protein RodA) — encoded protein: MTDSQQKGSIWTKMHIDLPFLLCVMALLGYSMFVMWSASGQDTGMMERKIAQCVLGLVVMIGMAQIPPRVYEGWAPYLYIFCFILLVMVDVFGQISKGAQRWLDLGVVRFQPSEIAKIAVPLMVARYINRDMCPPSLKNTAIALALTFAPTLLVAAQPDLGTAILICASGLFVLFLAGMSWRLIAIAAILLAAFIPVLWFFLMHDYQRDRVMMLLDPETDPLGAGYHIIQSKIAIGSGGLAGKGWLQGTQSQLEFLPERHTDFIFAVLAEELGLIGVLILLGLYLFLIMRGLVIAANAQTSFGRVMVGGLMLIFFVYVFVNIGMVSGILPVVGVPLPLVSYGGSALVVLMAGFGIVMSIHTHRKMLSKNL
- the mrdA gene encoding peptidoglycan DD-transpeptidase MrdA, coding for MNIERKPFRDYTAEAALFVRRALVAFLGILLLSGILVANLYHLQVLRFDDYRTRSNENRIKLVPIAPSRGIIYDRNGTPLALNRTIYQLELIPEKVNNLEETLQALKSIIDLTDEDIDNFRKERKRSRRFTSIPVKTGLNEVQVASFAVNQYRFPGVEVKGYQRRYYPYGAALTHVIGYVSKINDKDLERLDQEGKLADYAATHDIGKLGIERYYEDVLHGKPGYEEVEVNNRGRVIRQLHEQPPQAGKDIYLTLDLNLQLYIEKLLTGSRAAVVVTDPRDAGILAMVSNPSYDPNPFVDGISGKAYRELLNDQNRPLINRATQGVYPPASTVKPYIAVSALSAGVITPYTSLFDPGWWQLPGSEKRFRDWKKWGHGRLNLTKSLEESADTFFYQVAYDMGIDRLSEWMGKFGYGHLTGVDLSEERAGIMPTRDWKMKRYKKPWYQGDTIPVGIGQGYWTATPIQMIKALTTLINDGQVKTPHLLSSTQENNTQVPYRQPEHQQIGDIRSGYWEIAKDGMYGVANRQNGTAHKFFADAPYKIAAKSGTAQVFGLKENETYNANRIAERLRDHKLMVAFAPYSNPKVAMSIILENGGAGPAVGTIVRQILDHIMLGDNNTNLPDAPPSPPGSETE
- the rlmH gene encoding 23S rRNA (pseudouridine(1915)-N(3))-methyltransferase RlmH, which codes for MKLQLVAVGTKMPDWVQTGFTDYLRRFPKDMPFELVEIPAGKRGKNADIKRILEREGELMLGAVGKGNRIVTLDIPGSRWETPQLAQQLERWKQDGRDISLLIGGPEGLAPQCKAAAEQSWSLSPLTLPHPLVRVLVAESLYRAWSITTNHPYHRE